From one Brevibacterium sp. 'Marine' genomic stretch:
- the recR gene encoding recombination mediator RecR has protein sequence MSAVYEGALQDLVEEFGKLPGIGPKSAQRLAFHILQTDSQDVNALAQALTDVKKRVRFCEICGNVSEEAECTVCQDPRRDRSMICVVEEPKDVVAIERTREYRGLYHVLGGAIDPMAGVGPDNLRIKELMTRLQDGEVKETVIATDPNLEGEATATYLVRLLGSLGVTVTRLASGLPVGGDLEYADEVTLGRAFSGRREID, from the coding sequence ATGAGCGCTGTATATGAAGGTGCCCTCCAGGACTTGGTCGAGGAGTTCGGCAAGCTTCCGGGCATCGGGCCGAAATCGGCCCAGCGTCTGGCGTTCCACATCCTGCAGACTGACTCGCAGGACGTCAATGCGCTGGCTCAGGCACTCACCGATGTGAAGAAGCGAGTGCGGTTCTGCGAGATCTGCGGAAACGTCTCCGAGGAAGCCGAGTGCACGGTGTGCCAGGATCCGCGCCGCGATCGGTCGATGATCTGTGTGGTCGAAGAACCCAAGGATGTCGTCGCGATCGAACGGACCCGGGAGTACCGGGGGCTGTACCACGTCCTCGGCGGAGCCATCGACCCGATGGCCGGGGTGGGGCCCGACAATCTGCGGATCAAGGAGCTCATGACCCGCCTGCAGGACGGCGAGGTCAAGGAGACCGTCATCGCCACCGACCCGAACCTCGAAGGTGAAGCCACCGCCACCTACCTCGTCCGGCTGCTCGGATCGCTCGGTGTGACCGTCACCCGCCTGGCCTCGGGGCTGCCCGTCGGCGGAGACCTCGAATACGCCGACGAGGTCACTCTCGGCCGGGCGTTCTCCGGCCGCCGCGAGATCGACTGA
- a CDS encoding metal ABC transporter permease — protein sequence MSIPEIFANLFTFEDYGELVALLANSLIAAGLLGVVGGLISVFVMARDIPFAVHGVSELSFAGAAFALLVGFDVVTGSIVGSIVAALIIGIGGAKDSEKNAIIGVLMPFGLGLAILFLALYDGRAASKFGLLTGQIVAITPGQILTLIICALAVLVVLAIVWRPLMFSSLDPDVARAKGVPVSVLTIVFMLTLGLAVALSVQVVGVLLVLALLITPAAAATQLSASPVWVPVLSVIFAVTASVGGILIALGSPVVPISPFVTTISFLIYVICRLVGRRRMRSLHRRRAHRAAKEHNTPIPTP from the coding sequence ATGAGTATTCCTGAGATCTTCGCCAACCTCTTCACCTTCGAGGACTACGGCGAACTCGTCGCGCTGCTGGCCAACTCGCTCATCGCCGCTGGGCTCCTCGGCGTCGTCGGAGGTCTCATCAGCGTCTTCGTCATGGCCCGCGACATTCCCTTCGCCGTTCACGGAGTCTCCGAACTCTCCTTCGCCGGTGCCGCCTTCGCTCTGCTCGTCGGTTTCGACGTCGTGACCGGGTCGATCGTCGGATCCATCGTCGCCGCTCTCATCATCGGCATCGGCGGGGCCAAGGATTCGGAGAAGAACGCGATCATCGGCGTCCTCATGCCCTTCGGCCTGGGCCTGGCGATCCTCTTCCTCGCCCTCTACGACGGGCGGGCGGCGAGCAAGTTCGGGCTGCTCACCGGCCAGATCGTCGCCATCACTCCCGGCCAGATCCTCACTCTCATCATCTGCGCGCTGGCCGTGCTCGTGGTGTTGGCGATCGTGTGGCGTCCGCTCATGTTCTCCAGCCTCGACCCTGACGTGGCTCGGGCGAAGGGCGTGCCGGTCAGCGTGCTCACCATCGTCTTCATGCTCACCCTCGGACTTGCCGTGGCACTGAGCGTGCAGGTCGTCGGAGTCCTCCTCGTCCTTGCGCTGCTCATCACCCCGGCCGCCGCCGCGACTCAGCTCTCGGCCTCCCCGGTGTGGGTGCCGGTCCTCAGCGTGATCTTCGCCGTGACCGCCTCGGTCGGGGGCATCCTCATCGCCCTCGGTTCGCCGGTGGTGCCGATCAGCCCGTTCGTCACGACGATCTCGTTCCTCATCTACGTCATCTGCCGCCTCGTCGGTCGCCGCCGGATGAGATCCCTGCACCGCCGCCGCGCCCACCGTGCCGCCAAAGAACACAACACCCCCATCCCCACCCCCTGA
- a CDS encoding aspartate kinase, translating into MSIVVQKFGGSSVADAESVKRVAKRIVEYRQAGHEVVVVVSAMGDSTDDLIDLAQQVSPMPPARELDMLLTAGERISMAVLAMAIANLGFEAQSFTGSQAGVITDEQFGKARIIDVTPGRIRSSLDDGYVAIVAGFQGVSQTAKNITTLGRGGSDTTAVALAASLDADVCEIYTDVDGVFTADPRIVPTARKIDEIGYEEMMEMAASGAKVLMLRCVEYARRYNVPVHVRSSFSRNQGTWVTDSPIPEAFRQGRGSSIPAAEPETESTMEQAIISGVAHDRSEAKVTIVGVPDVPGKAAEIFKTLAKQEANIDMIVQNISTREPGKTDISFTLPMDDGAKALEALDAVKADIGFDQVRYDDQIGKLSVVGAGMRSHPGVTATLFEALSEAQVNIDMISTSEIRISVITRADLLDDAVRAAHAAYGLDSEDNEAVVYGGTGR; encoded by the coding sequence GTGAGCATAGTCGTCCAGAAGTTCGGTGGGTCCTCGGTAGCCGATGCGGAATCGGTCAAGCGGGTGGCCAAACGAATTGTCGAGTACCGTCAAGCCGGCCACGAAGTAGTTGTCGTGGTCTCGGCCATGGGTGACAGTACCGATGATCTCATCGACTTGGCCCAACAGGTTTCCCCCATGCCCCCCGCCCGCGAACTCGACATGCTGCTGACCGCCGGTGAGCGCATCTCGATGGCGGTCCTGGCCATGGCGATCGCCAACCTCGGCTTCGAAGCCCAGTCCTTCACCGGTTCCCAGGCTGGAGTCATCACCGATGAGCAGTTCGGCAAGGCCCGCATCATCGACGTGACTCCCGGCCGCATCCGGTCCTCCCTCGACGATGGATACGTCGCCATCGTCGCAGGATTCCAGGGCGTGAGCCAGACCGCGAAGAACATCACCACCCTCGGCCGCGGCGGCTCGGACACCACGGCTGTGGCATTGGCCGCGTCGCTCGATGCCGATGTGTGCGAGATCTACACCGACGTCGACGGCGTCTTCACCGCCGACCCGCGCATCGTGCCCACGGCACGCAAGATCGATGAGATCGGCTACGAAGAGATGATGGAGATGGCCGCCTCGGGCGCCAAGGTCCTCATGCTCCGCTGTGTCGAATACGCGCGCCGCTACAACGTGCCCGTACATGTGCGGTCCTCATTCTCTCGCAACCAAGGAACCTGGGTGACCGATTCACCCATCCCCGAAGCCTTCCGCCAGGGCCGGGGTTCATCGATCCCGGCAGCGGAACCAGAAACGGAGTCCACCATGGAACAGGCAATCATCTCCGGCGTCGCCCACGACCGCTCGGAAGCCAAGGTCACGATCGTCGGTGTTCCCGATGTCCCCGGCAAGGCCGCTGAGATCTTCAAGACTCTGGCCAAGCAGGAAGCCAACATCGACATGATCGTCCAGAACATCTCCACCCGTGAACCGGGCAAGACGGACATCTCCTTCACCCTGCCCATGGACGACGGAGCCAAGGCGCTTGAAGCTCTCGACGCGGTGAAGGCCGATATCGGGTTCGACCAGGTTCGCTACGACGACCAGATCGGCAAGCTCTCCGTCGTCGGCGCCGGAATGCGCTCGCACCCGGGCGTGACCGCGACCCTGTTCGAAGCGCTCAGCGAAGCCCAGGTCAACATCGACATGATCTCCACCTCGGAGATCCGCATCAGCGTCATCACCCGAGCAGACCTGCTCGACGACGCGGTCCGTGCCGCCCATGCCGCCTACGGACTCGACAGCGAAGACAACGAAGCAGTGGTGTACGGAGGTACCGGACGATGA
- a CDS encoding zinc ABC transporter substrate-binding protein — translation MTSSRIALTTGAIAASTALVLSGCGGGASGSESGELRVVTSTNVYADIVSQVAGDYAEVSPIIDDPNQDPHSYEATTQDRLKLSKADLVVENGGGYDAFMTTMLEASDADPEVIDAVSISGLPGSEDLGNEPHDHSHDEDEAQAGGHTHDDGHEHSDEGDDHEGHDHGEFNEHVWYSVPTMTKLVDEAAIHLGEAVPEHKDDFTANADEYKKSLGELQTKIDAAKKDHDGEKVAATEPVPLWLFADMGLENITSDEFLEAVEEGNDVPPLVLKEAEKQISDGEAVLLGYNTQAAGPQAEALKSAADDSDVPVVDLAETMPDGEHYVDWMDGYITDISTALEGHKH, via the coding sequence ATGACATCTTCGCGAATCGCTCTCACCACCGGAGCCATCGCCGCTTCGACGGCCTTGGTCCTCAGCGGCTGCGGGGGAGGAGCCTCCGGTTCGGAATCGGGCGAGCTGCGGGTCGTGACCTCGACGAACGTCTACGCCGACATCGTCTCCCAAGTCGCCGGCGACTACGCCGAGGTGAGCCCGATCATCGATGATCCCAATCAGGACCCGCACTCCTACGAAGCGACCACCCAGGACCGCCTCAAGCTGTCGAAAGCCGACCTCGTCGTCGAGAACGGCGGCGGCTACGACGCCTTCATGACCACGATGCTCGAGGCTTCAGACGCCGATCCCGAGGTGATCGATGCCGTCTCGATCTCGGGATTGCCCGGATCCGAGGATCTCGGAAACGAACCTCATGACCACAGCCACGACGAAGACGAGGCTCAGGCCGGCGGACACACGCACGACGACGGCCACGAGCACTCCGATGAGGGCGACGACCATGAGGGGCATGACCACGGCGAGTTCAACGAACATGTCTGGTACTCGGTGCCCACGATGACCAAACTCGTCGATGAGGCGGCGATCCACCTCGGCGAGGCGGTGCCGGAGCACAAGGATGACTTCACCGCCAATGCCGATGAGTACAAGAAGAGCCTCGGCGAACTGCAGACGAAGATCGACGCGGCCAAGAAGGACCACGACGGTGAGAAGGTCGCGGCGACCGAGCCGGTGCCGCTGTGGCTGTTCGCCGATATGGGCCTGGAGAACATCACGTCGGACGAATTCCTCGAAGCCGTCGAAGAAGGCAACGACGTGCCGCCGCTCGTGCTCAAGGAAGCGGAGAAGCAGATCTCCGACGGCGAGGCGGTGCTGCTCGGATACAATACTCAGGCGGCAGGTCCCCAGGCGGAAGCGCTGAAGTCTGCCGCGGACGACTCCGATGTTCCGGTCGTCGACCTCGCCGAGACCATGCCCGACGGCGAGCATTACGTCGATTGGATGGACGGATACATCACCGATATTTCGACAGCACTCGAAGGACACAAGCACTGA
- a CDS encoding helix-turn-helix domain-containing protein produces MVGEFNSARVVCHLESLLTRRDMSLTELSKRVGVSLANLSVLKNNRAKAVRYSTLIALCEVLDCQPGDLFTVERRSD; encoded by the coding sequence ATGGTCGGAGAATTCAACTCCGCCAGGGTCGTCTGCCACCTCGAGAGTCTGCTGACCCGGCGAGACATGAGCCTGACCGAACTGTCCAAGCGCGTCGGGGTCTCGCTGGCGAACCTCTCCGTGCTCAAGAACAACAGAGCGAAGGCCGTGCGCTACTCGACGCTCATCGCCTTGTGTGAGGTCCTCGACTGTCAGCCCGGTGACCTCTTCACGGTGGAGCGACGGTCGGACTGA
- a CDS encoding DNA polymerase III subunit gamma and tau → MSTALYRRYRPETFDEVIGQEHVTDPLKAAIERGRINHAYLFSGPRGCGKTTSARILARCLNCEQGPTPVPCGECPSCRDLANGGPGSLDVVEIDAASHNGVDDARDLRERAVYAPARDRYKVFILDEAHMVTSQGFNALLKIVEEPPPHIKFVFATTEPEKVIGTIRSRTHHYPFRLVPPEALGNYLDELCTREGVQVAKGVLPLVVRAGGGSVRDTLSVLDQLIAGSGPDGVDYGRAVALLGYTPDSLLSDIVDAFSAGDGAGVYRAVERVIESGQDPRRFVEDLLERFRDLIVIHAAPEAAHAFLPEVPPDRLERLTLQANGFGQGELSRAADLLNVGLTEMSGATSPRLQLELICARILLPGSGRSRDAVLSRVERMERRIGMSATGVAANMPPAQTPDQGAGQGAGPGAPADGTGQGQAPAADQGHASGRPSADGAGQVQAPAANAPAGQSQSAAHDDFDDIAAMAAAAESMLNEYPAQPRQQPEQGQQRQTEPEPASQSEPQSQTADAGPQQQPAEDPRSADVGRPAQEPQPSADPSPEPSVEAAGAPRTESQSVQDNQQRYDPAGVSAPSSATDSGPDSAPDSAPDSAPADQHQRQMTEQAAAPEATSVAGSGDIGGEIEAIRRAWPSILASVEKRSRLTRAIIAANAIPQSFSDGVVYLGFNNAGSVQGFQQRDHAAKLAAAINDVLGIQARIDIGDVGRIGGGSAGGGSQGKGSSAPPVNDSGGNHGPAPSQRRPSPQEVAAVVGTREVDKPQVDHEKFWEPSGPTQGPWSSDDEEGEQPGPQTEPTPQDNPVGPAEQTEEQSAGSDPQSSVQQVPASDSSVSETPDWNAPEPSVPDHDPSETAVPDVVVPDLSDDDFFGTPTDAGTDSTGSGNAPADDFGRSDHSRRQEPAPARSSEFGDDSPMEYVEPRWEEPSWNDGPSPIDISPTGAASTAAASADIDETSAGSGAVDVGAVVVPPPDDDLDDPDLADTPSGFGGGSFDQSAPAVQSPPPASTQGGEKPFKSRFAALAEKHGVTTTPPAGSAYGSAPTVNPAGGSGPGAASAPGPNPSPQRSGSDEDEYDPETDLDVSEAPQMGVDVIARVLGGEIIDEREV, encoded by the coding sequence GTGTCCACCGCACTGTACAGAAGATACCGCCCAGAGACCTTCGACGAGGTCATCGGTCAAGAGCATGTGACCGATCCGCTGAAGGCCGCCATCGAACGTGGCCGCATCAACCATGCCTACCTGTTCTCCGGCCCGCGCGGGTGTGGAAAGACCACCTCGGCGCGGATCCTGGCTCGGTGCCTCAACTGTGAGCAGGGGCCGACTCCGGTTCCGTGCGGGGAGTGCCCGAGCTGTCGGGATCTGGCCAACGGCGGACCCGGTTCACTCGACGTCGTCGAGATCGACGCAGCCAGTCACAACGGCGTCGACGACGCCCGTGACCTGCGTGAGCGCGCCGTCTATGCGCCCGCGCGCGACCGGTACAAGGTGTTCATCCTCGATGAGGCCCACATGGTCACCTCGCAGGGCTTCAACGCTCTGCTCAAGATCGTTGAAGAGCCGCCGCCGCACATCAAATTCGTCTTCGCCACGACCGAGCCCGAGAAGGTCATCGGCACGATCCGATCGCGGACCCACCACTATCCGTTCCGCCTGGTGCCGCCGGAGGCCCTGGGCAACTACCTTGACGAGCTGTGCACGCGTGAAGGTGTGCAGGTGGCCAAGGGCGTGCTGCCGTTGGTCGTCCGGGCCGGCGGAGGCTCGGTGCGTGACACGCTGTCGGTCCTCGACCAGCTCATCGCCGGTTCCGGGCCCGACGGGGTCGACTACGGTCGAGCCGTCGCTCTGCTCGGATACACTCCGGATTCGCTGCTGTCCGACATCGTCGATGCGTTCTCCGCCGGTGACGGGGCCGGGGTGTACCGCGCGGTGGAGCGGGTCATCGAATCCGGTCAGGACCCCAGGCGCTTCGTCGAGGACCTGCTGGAGCGCTTCCGAGATCTCATCGTCATCCATGCCGCCCCCGAGGCGGCCCATGCCTTCCTGCCCGAAGTGCCGCCGGACCGTCTGGAGAGGCTGACCCTGCAGGCCAACGGCTTCGGACAGGGCGAGCTCTCCCGTGCCGCGGACCTGCTGAATGTGGGCCTGACGGAGATGTCGGGTGCCACTTCGCCGCGGCTGCAGCTCGAACTCATCTGTGCCCGCATTCTGCTGCCCGGCTCCGGTCGCAGCCGAGACGCTGTGCTCAGCCGCGTCGAGCGGATGGAGCGTCGCATCGGGATGTCGGCCACCGGCGTGGCCGCAAACATGCCGCCGGCGCAGACCCCGGACCAGGGTGCTGGTCAGGGCGCTGGGCCGGGAGCTCCGGCCGACGGGACAGGGCAGGGGCAGGCACCTGCAGCTGACCAGGGACACGCGAGCGGTCGGCCGTCGGCGGATGGGGCAGGCCAGGTGCAGGCACCTGCTGCGAACGCGCCCGCCGGGCAGTCTCAGAGTGCAGCTCACGATGATTTCGACGACATCGCAGCCATGGCCGCAGCCGCCGAGTCGATGCTCAACGAATATCCGGCGCAGCCGAGGCAACAACCTGAGCAGGGGCAACAGCGTCAGACCGAGCCGGAGCCGGCGTCGCAGTCCGAGCCGCAATCTCAGACCGCAGACGCGGGGCCGCAGCAGCAGCCTGCTGAGGACCCCCGGAGCGCAGATGTGGGCCGGCCGGCGCAGGAACCGCAGCCTTCGGCCGATCCGTCGCCCGAGCCTTCGGTCGAAGCGGCGGGTGCGCCGCGAACTGAGTCGCAATCTGTGCAGGACAATCAGCAGAGGTACGACCCTGCCGGTGTCTCAGCGCCCAGTTCCGCAACGGACTCCGGACCGGACTCCGCGCCGGATTCGGCGCCGGACTCGGCGCCGGCGGACCAGCATCAGCGTCAGATGACCGAGCAGGCAGCGGCACCGGAAGCCACCTCGGTGGCGGGATCCGGCGACATCGGCGGTGAGATCGAAGCGATCCGCCGCGCTTGGCCGAGCATCCTCGCCTCGGTGGAGAAGCGCAGCCGTCTGACTCGCGCGATCATCGCAGCCAATGCGATTCCCCAATCGTTCTCCGATGGAGTCGTCTACCTCGGCTTCAACAATGCCGGATCCGTCCAGGGGTTCCAGCAGCGCGATCATGCGGCCAAACTCGCGGCAGCGATCAACGACGTCCTCGGCATCCAGGCTCGAATCGACATCGGCGATGTCGGTCGGATCGGCGGAGGAAGTGCCGGCGGTGGCAGCCAGGGCAAGGGGTCCTCTGCTCCGCCCGTGAACGACTCCGGAGGAAATCACGGACCGGCGCCGAGCCAGCGCCGCCCGAGCCCGCAGGAAGTCGCCGCAGTCGTCGGCACCCGTGAAGTCGACAAACCCCAGGTCGACCACGAGAAGTTCTGGGAACCCAGTGGTCCGACACAGGGCCCCTGGTCCTCCGACGACGAGGAGGGAGAACAGCCGGGTCCACAAACTGAACCCACACCTCAGGACAACCCCGTCGGACCGGCTGAGCAGACCGAAGAGCAATCGGCTGGTTCTGATCCACAATCCTCGGTCCAACAGGTTCCCGCTTCGGACTCGTCCGTCTCCGAAACCCCAGACTGGAACGCTCCTGAACCGAGCGTTCCTGACCACGATCCTTCCGAAACAGCCGTCCCGGATGTCGTAGTGCCCGATCTGTCCGACGACGACTTCTTCGGTACGCCGACGGACGCCGGAACCGATTCGACAGGTTCCGGCAATGCACCGGCAGACGACTTCGGCCGGTCTGACCACTCCCGCCGGCAGGAACCAGCGCCAGCAAGGTCATCCGAATTCGGCGACGATTCGCCGATGGAGTACGTCGAACCGCGGTGGGAGGAACCGAGCTGGAACGACGGCCCCTCGCCGATCGACATCTCACCGACAGGCGCTGCGTCGACCGCCGCAGCCTCGGCCGACATCGACGAGACGAGCGCAGGCAGCGGAGCCGTCGACGTCGGAGCCGTCGTCGTTCCGCCGCCCGACGACGATCTCGACGATCCTGATCTCGCCGACACCCCGAGCGGCTTCGGAGGAGGCTCCTTCGACCAGTCGGCACCTGCCGTGCAGTCTCCGCCGCCGGCTTCGACTCAGGGAGGAGAGAAGCCGTTCAAATCGCGCTTTGCAGCTCTTGCCGAGAAGCACGGTGTCACCACCACTCCGCCTGCCGGATCCGCTTACGGATCTGCACCCACGGTCAACCCGGCGGGCGGATCGGGACCGGGTGCCGCCTCGGCGCCGGGACCGAACCCCTCCCCGCAGCGGTCGGGATCGGACGAGGACGAGTATGATCCGGAAACGGACCTCGACGTCTCTGAAGCGCCGCAGATGGGCGTCGACGTGATCGCACGGGTCCTCGGCGGCGAGATCATTGACGAAAGAGAAGTATGA
- a CDS encoding aspartate-semialdehyde dehydrogenase produces MSVNIGVVGATGQVGGVMLDLLADDPGFEIGSLRLFASARSAGKTIDFKGQPITIEDAAEADPSGLEIALFSAGGATSKAQAERFAAAGVTVVDNSSAWRSDPEVPLVVSEVNPDDLDEPPKGIIANPNCTTMAAMPVLKALHDKAGLTRLIVATYQAVSGSGLSGVEELAGQLEAGLPDARKLATDGTAVNLPEPNNYVEPIAFNVLPMAGSVVDDGQNETDEEKKLRNESRKILGLPDLLVAGTCVRVPVFTGHSLSIHAEFDSDISPEQAAEILSQAPGVSLDEVPTPLKAAGQNASFVGRIRADQSAPVGKGLVLFVSNDNLRKGAALNTVQIAALLAAKLEAKAA; encoded by the coding sequence ATGAGCGTCAATATCGGAGTAGTGGGAGCAACCGGCCAGGTCGGCGGAGTCATGCTCGACCTCCTGGCCGATGATCCCGGATTCGAGATCGGCTCTTTGAGGCTCTTCGCCTCGGCCCGTTCAGCCGGGAAGACGATCGACTTCAAGGGCCAGCCCATCACCATCGAAGATGCCGCCGAGGCGGATCCGAGCGGACTCGAAATCGCTCTGTTCTCCGCCGGTGGGGCGACGTCCAAGGCGCAGGCGGAGCGTTTCGCCGCCGCCGGAGTCACCGTCGTCGACAACTCCTCGGCCTGGCGTTCGGACCCGGAGGTTCCGCTCGTCGTCAGCGAGGTCAACCCCGACGACCTCGACGAGCCGCCCAAGGGAATCATCGCGAACCCGAACTGCACGACCATGGCCGCCATGCCCGTGCTCAAGGCACTCCATGACAAGGCCGGGCTGACCCGTCTCATCGTGGCCACCTACCAGGCCGTGTCCGGTTCGGGTCTGTCCGGAGTCGAGGAACTCGCCGGTCAGCTCGAAGCGGGTCTGCCCGATGCCCGCAAGCTCGCCACCGATGGCACTGCGGTGAACCTGCCGGAACCGAACAACTACGTCGAACCGATCGCGTTCAACGTCCTGCCGATGGCCGGATCGGTCGTCGACGACGGGCAGAATGAAACCGATGAAGAGAAGAAGCTGCGCAACGAGAGCCGGAAGATCCTCGGACTGCCCGACCTCCTCGTCGCCGGCACCTGCGTGCGCGTGCCCGTCTTCACCGGACACAGCCTGAGCATCCACGCCGAATTCGACTCCGACATCAGCCCCGAACAGGCCGCCGAGATCCTGTCGCAGGCACCCGGAGTCTCCCTCGACGAGGTCCCGACCCCGCTCAAGGCCGCAGGTCAGAACGCCAGCTTCGTCGGTCGCATCCGCGCCGACCAGTCGGCGCCAGTTGGCAAGGGGCTCGTCCTCTTCGTCTCCAACGACAACCTGCGCAAGGGCGCGGCACTCAACACCGTGCAGATCGCTGCCCTGCTGGCTGCCAAGCTCGAAGCGAAGGCCGCCTGA
- a CDS encoding metal ABC transporter ATP-binding protein has product MAKESDASAQPAPREPVIRLRDAELRFGPRVLWHDLDLDVAPGEFLAVLGPNGTGKTSLLKVLLGQNTLSAGTAEVDGREVHKGNPAIGYIPQQRGIDPHTPMRGRDLVRMGIDGHRWGMGLLSRGRKKKVEELLASVGATDYADAPAGTVSGGELQRLRVAQSLANDPAVLLCDEPLLSLDLHHQQVVAALLHEQRVKRDAAVVFVTHEINPILPYVDRVLYIVGGHFLIGTPSEVMTTESLSRLYGSPVEVVRVGGRLVVVGGEEECVDHHNLPDDSFDRDGTVVNR; this is encoded by the coding sequence ATGGCCAAAGAATCCGACGCTTCCGCACAACCTGCACCCCGGGAGCCGGTGATTCGACTGCGCGATGCCGAACTGCGCTTCGGCCCGCGGGTGCTCTGGCACGATCTCGACCTCGACGTCGCGCCGGGGGAGTTCCTCGCCGTGCTCGGCCCCAACGGCACAGGAAAGACGTCACTGCTCAAGGTGCTGCTGGGGCAGAACACACTGTCGGCCGGAACCGCCGAGGTCGATGGTCGGGAAGTGCATAAGGGCAACCCTGCCATCGGCTACATTCCGCAGCAGCGCGGAATCGACCCGCACACCCCGATGCGCGGCCGCGATCTGGTCCGTATGGGCATCGACGGTCACCGGTGGGGGATGGGCCTGCTGTCCCGGGGTCGGAAGAAGAAGGTCGAGGAACTCTTGGCCTCCGTCGGCGCCACCGACTATGCCGATGCCCCCGCTGGCACGGTTTCCGGCGGAGAGCTGCAGCGGCTGCGAGTGGCTCAGTCCCTGGCCAATGATCCCGCAGTGCTGCTCTGCGATGAACCGCTGCTGTCGCTCGATCTGCACCACCAGCAGGTGGTGGCCGCTCTGCTGCACGAACAGCGGGTCAAACGCGATGCCGCCGTCGTCTTCGTCACCCACGAGATCAACCCGATCCTGCCGTACGTCGACCGGGTCCTCTACATCGTCGGCGGGCATTTCCTCATCGGCACCCCCTCTGAAGTGATGACCACCGAATCGCTGTCCCGGCTCTACGGCTCCCCGGTCGAAGTGGTCCGCGTCGGCGGACGCCTCGTCGTCGTCGGCGGTGAAGAGGAGTGCGTCGACCACCACAATCTGCCCGATGACTCTTTCGACCGCGACGGGACGGTGGTGAACCGATGA
- a CDS encoding metallophosphoesterase, with protein MKKRALLAGALAVPAAAGIWGAVIEPHLFAIRRHTLPILPAGAEPIRILHVADLHLAPWQKHRAAWVTALTRLEPDLVVNTGDNLSADIVPEVLDVYSGLLNIPGVFVLGSNDFFSPQLKNPAKYLRSPSQVKHRVNPDLDVKSLVRGFEEPTSASVSRAGGQGWHFLDNTEAALTIKGTRIHFSGLGDAHIDRDRIRWSGGEPGEGDLEHPQFDPSAGLKVGVTHAPYSRTLEAFASAGAHLIMAGHTHGGQIRVPFWGAPVTNCDLDRTRARGVFPYRQSLVTISAGLGFSPYSPVRFACRPEVSVLELVARA; from the coding sequence ATGAAGAAGCGCGCTCTCCTCGCCGGTGCTCTTGCCGTTCCCGCGGCCGCCGGAATCTGGGGTGCGGTCATCGAACCGCACCTCTTCGCCATCCGCCGCCACACCCTGCCGATCCTGCCTGCCGGAGCCGAGCCCATCCGGATCCTCCACGTCGCCGACCTGCACCTGGCTCCCTGGCAGAAGCATCGCGCCGCCTGGGTCACAGCGCTCACTCGCCTCGAACCCGACCTCGTGGTCAATACCGGCGACAACCTCTCCGCCGACATCGTGCCCGAGGTCCTCGACGTCTACTCGGGACTCCTCAACATCCCCGGTGTGTTCGTCCTCGGGTCGAACGACTTCTTCTCCCCGCAGCTGAAGAACCCTGCGAAGTATCTGCGCTCACCGTCCCAGGTCAAGCACCGCGTCAACCCCGACCTCGACGTCAAGTCCCTCGTCCGCGGGTTCGAAGAACCGACATCCGCGTCGGTCTCCAGGGCCGGCGGGCAGGGATGGCATTTCCTCGACAACACCGAGGCGGCCCTGACGATCAAGGGCACCCGTATCCACTTCTCGGGCCTCGGCGACGCCCATATCGACCGTGATCGGATCCGCTGGAGTGGGGGAGAACCGGGGGAGGGCGACCTCGAGCATCCGCAATTCGATCCGTCGGCCGGTCTCAAAGTGGGAGTGACACATGCTCCGTATTCGCGGACCTTGGAGGCATTCGCCTCGGCGGGGGCGCATCTCATCATGGCCGGACACACGCACGGCGGACAGATCCGTGTGCCCTTCTGGGGCGCACCGGTGACGAACTGCGACCTCGATCGGACACGCGCACGCGGAGTTTTCCCTTACCGGCAGAGTCTCGTCACGATCTCCGCAGGACTCGGCTTCTCACCGTACTCACCAGTGCGTTTTGCCTGCCGACCGGAAGTCAGCGTCCTGGAACTCGTTGCAAGAGCCTAG